The Mucilaginibacter rubeus genomic interval GAAAGGGAAGATCTTTGTAGTAAACTTCTTCTACGCCAACTGCCCAACTGTTTGTCAAACTATCAATAAAAACATGAGTTGGCTGGTAGGAACGTACTATAAAAACAAGATGGTTTATTTTCTGACCATTACCGTTGATCCGGAACGTGACACCCGGGAAGTACTCGATAAATATCTGCAGACATTTAAGCCCGAATCAAACCGCTGGCTGATGTGCAGCGGTGATACCTCATCTGTTTACAGTTTTGCGCGCAATGGTCTTTTTGTTAACGCTGCAAGAGCCGGTAACGACTTTGTTTATAGCGATGACTTTGTGCTGATTGATCAGGAGCATCGTATCCGCGGATATTATAAAGCTGCTGTAACCCCCGAGGTTAACCGCCTTAACGACGAGATTAAAGTGCTTATTGCTGAAGAGCTTCGTAAAGTTGATAAGGCCCTATATTAATTAATTATGAGCGATAAATTTATAATCCGCTTTGTTGCGGGTGTTACCATATTTGTAATTGCTGTTGTTGTTTTATTGAACCGGCATCTCATCCCCGGTCCGGCAGTTGCCCCCGCATTTACTCCTTATTTGCCCATGCTTAACGCGGTGCTTAACGGTACCTGTACAGTGTTGCTGCTTTTGTCGCTGTATCAAATTAAACAGGGTAATATAACCTTACATAAGCGTCTTAACATTGTTACGTTCTGCCTGTCGTCGCTTTTCCTGGTATCGTATATCCTGTTTCATTACCTGATGCGTAACGAGATTGTTTATGGTGATCTCAATGGCGATGGAAAATTATCAGATGTGGAAAGAGCTTCAGCTGGTTCTTTACGGACAATTTACTTAGTCATTTTATGGCCCCATATTATACTTGCCGCGGCCGTTTTACCGTTAATCTTATTGAGTTTTCACCGCGGCTTGCAAATGCAGGTTGAAAAACACCGCAAGCTGGTACGCTGGGCATTCCCGATATGGTTATACGTTACTGCAAGCGGCGTTGTGGTTTACTTAATGATCCGTCCGTTTTATCATTTTTAATTTATAATTAGTTAAATTTGTATCTATGAAACAAGGTTTTAAAGTTATCCTTTTTGTAATGGCCCTTGGCCTTATGCTGATTGCCCGCGAGCCGGTAAAGGCCCAGTGTGCGCAATGTGCTGCAACAGTTGAAACAAATGCGCAAAGCGGTAGTTCAAAAACAAGGGGATTAAATAACGGCATCCTGTTTTTATTGGGCGCGCCTTATTTTGCGGTTGCATTAGGTGGCTACATCTGGTATAAGAAATACCGTCGTAAAGATGTTAAGCTTGAAATGCGTCCCGAAAAACTCAATCTGAATTAATACAAAGATCGCGACCCGTTAACGGGCGTTGTCATAATCTTATAAGATACTTCCACGTGTCTCAAACACCAAAGTCATGGGCTATGCTTAAATGTAAATGCCCCCGCTGCAGGCGGGGCGATATGTTTAAGGGTAGCCCTTACAGTTTCTCCAATAAAATAAATCTTAACTGCCCGCATTGTAACCTTTTCTTTGAGATAGAGCCGGGCTACTTTTACGCCGCCATGTATGTGAGTTACGCGTTAAATGTTGGCGAAGCGTTAGGCATAGCATGGCTTACCTATCTTTTAACCCATAACCAGGATTCGCCCTGGTTATACCTTGGCGCTATAATTTTAGGCTGTTTCGCGCTTGCTCCGGTAAATTTCAGATATTCGCGTGTGTTTTTGTTGTATTGGTTATCACCCAAAATACATTACCAAAGCTATTTAGATACTGATGATATACCAGGAAAGTCTTGATTTTTTAAAAGATCTCGCAGAGCATAACAGTCGCGAATGGTTTGCGGCCAATAAAGAGCGTTATGAAAAAGCCCGCGAAAATGTAATTGATTTTACCACCAAGGTACTTGAGGGCGTTCGTAAAATTGAAGCAGGCATGGATGAAAACCTTGATGCCAAAAAGTGCGTGATGCGCATTTACCGCGATATCCGCTTTAGTAAAAATAAGGCGCCTTATAAAAATAATTTCGGGGTAAGTTTACCAACCTCCGGCTTAAAGGGCGGCGGCGTTGAGTACTACCTGCATATCCAGCCCGGTAATTCATTTATCGGCGGCGGATACTGGATGCCAGAAGCCCCGCATTTGAAAGCTATTCGCCAGGAAATTGATTATAATGCGGCCGATCTGAAAAAGATTATAGATGACAAGGAGTTTGTTAAGCTCTTTGGCGATTTTAGGGCACAGGAGCAACTAAAATCCCTGCCGAAGGGTTACGACGCCGATAATGAAAATCTCGACCTGATAAAGCTTAAAAGCTTTGTAGGTTGGCATAAGCTTACGGATAAGGACCTGACTCAGGCCGGATCGGAGAAAATTATCATTGATATGTGCAGCAGGATCCATCCGCTTAATGTGTTTTTGAAGAACGCGCTTGCGTAATAATATATTAAAACCCCAACGTACTATGAAAATTAGATATAGCATTTTAGCCGCTGCTGTGTGTGTAACAATGTACTCATGTAAGGTCATGTCGCCAAAAGCATACAAAACCCTTGTTGCCGAACGCGATTCATTAGCCACACGTACATCAAATTTAGAAGGACAGGTTGCACAACTGCAATCAGATACGGCGCGCCTGCACAGGCAGCTTAACGATCTGCGTAAAAACAACAGTGTGTTAAACAGTAACCTTGATGCAACATCGTCAAAAGCTAACGAATTGGCCGCTCAGACCACAAGATTGGCCGCCGATTTGAAAAAACGCGAAGCACGTTTAAAGGAAGTGGAAGACATTTTAAAGAAACGTGACGAGGCTACCAACGCCCTGCGAGACAAATTACAGAAAGCTCTTTACGGCTTTCAGCAAAGTGGATTAACCGTAGATATCAGAAATGGCAAGGTTTATGTGTCATTAGCTGATAAGTTATTGTTCCCTTCGGGAAGTATTATTATTGACGATAAAGGAAAGGCAGCGTTGAAACAGCTTGCCGCGGTAGTTAATAAGGAAGCTGATATCAATATGGCAGTTGAAGGCCATACCGATGATAAGAAGGTGAAAAACCTTGGCCAGATCAAAGATAACTGGGACCTGAGTGTTTTACGTGCTACTTCGGTAACCCGCTACCTGACCGAAACAGAAGGTGTTGATCCGCACAGGCTTACCGCGACAGGTAAGAGCGAGTTTCAGCCGATAGATGCTACTGCTACTGACGAAGCCCGTGCGAAAAACAGGCGAATAGAGATCGTGCTTACCCCTAAGCTCGATGAGTTATACAACCTGATCACTAAGTAAATAAATGAAGGGCTCCCGGTTAACCATCGGGAGCTTTTTTTGTTTCCAATAACAAGAGAGTATATATAAACAACAAAGCCCGACGAAAACGTCGGGCTTTGTTGTTTATATATGTTGAAGCTTATATTAAACGCCTAACAACAACCTTGCAGGATCTTCCAATAATTGTTTAACCCTTACCAGGAAGCTTACTGATTCGCGGCCGTCAATGATACGGTGATCATATGATAAGGCAAGATACATCATTGGGCGGATAACTACCTGTCCGTTTACAGCTACCGGGCGCTCGATAATGTTGTGCATACCTAAAATAGCCGATTGCGGGGCGTTAATGATAGGCGTTGATAACATTGAACCAAATACACCACCGTTAGTAATGGTGAAGGTACCGCCTGTCATTTCTGGGATGGTCAGTTTGTTTTCGCGGGCTTTACCGGCAAGTACCACAATAGCCTTTTCAATTTCGGCAAGGCTCATGCTATCAGCATTGCGGATAACCGGCACAACCAGACCTTTAGGGGCAGAAACAGCGATAGAGATATCAGCAAAATTGCTGTAAACAATCTCTTCACCTTCAATACGGGCACCAACAGCAGGCCAGTCTTTCAAAGCTTCTGTAACTGCTTTGGTAAAGAACGACATGAAGCCTAAGCCCACATTGTGTTTCTCTTTGAATTTATCTTTGTACTTAGCGCGCAATTCCATGATGGGCTGCATATCAACCTCGTTGAAGGTAGTAAGCATAGCCGTTTCATTTTTAACCGATACCAAACGTTTAGCAACGGTTTTGCGCAGCGAGGTCATTTTCTCACGTTTTTCGTCCCTGGCACCACCAGTAGAGGTTGCAACCGGAGCGGCAGCAGGTTGAGCAGCCGGAGCAGCTGTTTTGGCTGCAGGGGCCTGCGCACCAAGGGCATCGCCTTTGGTAATACGGCCGTCAACACCTGAACCTGATACTGATTTTGGATCAACACCTTTTTCGGCTAATATTTTAGCGGCAGCAGGTGATGGTGTACCTGAAGCATAAGTTTTAGCACTTTCGGCAGCTGCACCACCACGAGGTGATTCATCAGCAGCGCTAACTACTGCAGGAGTAACCGGGGTAGCTGCAGGAGCAGAAGCGCCTGCGCCTTCAATAGTACAAACTACGGCACCAATAGGCAATACATCACCTTCTTTAGCAATAGTTTTTAATGTACCTGCTTTTTCTGCAGTAAGTTCAAATGTAGCTTTATCTGATTCCAGTTCGGCAATAGCTTCATCCATAGCAACTGCTTCACCATCTTTTTTGATCCAGCGTGATAAAGTAACTTCGGTGATAGATTCACCAACCGGAGGTACCTTAATTTCAACTGATGCACCTGACGAAGCAGGGGCGGCAGCAACAGGCTCGGCGGCAACTGGTGCCGGAGCAGGTGCATTGGCTACAACTTCTGCCTGTGGTTGTGCGGCCGGAGCAGCAGCTTGCGCGCCACCATCTTCAATATTGGCAACAACAGCGCCAATGGCTAATACATCGCCTTCATTGGCAACGATTTTTAAAGTACCGGCTTTTTCGGCAGTAAGCTCAAAAGTAGCCTTGTCTGATTCCAGCTCGGCAATAACTTCGTCCATTTCCACATGGTCTCCGTCTTTCTTTTTCCAGCTTGCAAGGGTTACTTCAGTAATTGATTCGCCTACGGTAGGCACCTTAATCGCTAAGCTCATATTGTAGTTTGTAGATTTTATATTTTTTAATGGATTATGTCGGGATGCTTATTGACTGATCAATCAGCACCGGCATCAGCCATTTTCTTTGTTGTTTTTTTTACTGATTCTTTAACTGTTTTACCGGCAGGTGCTTCAAAAGCTTTTGACACGATGTACAACTGCTGAGCGGCGTGCTGTTTAGCAAAACCGGTCGCGGTACTGCTACCCTCGATTCTTGAAATCACGCTCAGGTTAATCAATTTATCATTGTGGAATTTGCGGCAAATGTAAGGCCATGCACCCATGTTTTCAGGCTCTTCCTGTACCCAGATAAATTCGGCCTTTTCGTATTTGGCTTTAACTTTCAGGATTTGGGTAACCGGGGTTGGATAAAGTTGTTCAACACGTACTATAGCTACATCCTTGCGGTTATCGGCCTGCTGTTTATCTAACAGATCATAATATACTTTACCGGTACATAGCAATACGCGTTTTACCTTTTTAGGATCAACATAAGTATCATCAATCAGCTCGTGGAATTTACCATTAGTAAAGTCTTCAATTGGCGATACACATTTAGGGCTGCGCAGCAGGCTTTTTGGTGTAAAGATGATCAGCGGTTTGCGGAAATCGCGGTGCATTTGCCTGCGCAAAATATGGAAGAAGTTGGCAGGAGTAGTACAGTTAGCTACCTGGATATTATCATCGGCACAAAGCTCCATAAAACGCTCAACCCGTGCAGATGAGTGCTCAGGGCCCTGGCCTTCGTAACCGTGAGGCAATAACATTACCAAACCATTACCACGCTGCCATTTAGTTTCGGCACTGGCAATGTATTGGTCAACAATGATCTGTGCACCGTTAAAAAAGTCGCCGAACTGGGCTTCCCAAATGGTTAAAGCGGTTGGGTTTGCCAACGCGTAACCATATTCGAAGCCTAAAACACCATACTCAGATAATAAAGAGTTGTAGATGCTTAGTTTAGCTTCGGGGTTAATGGAAGCAAGCGGGGTAAATTCATCTTCCGAATCAACCAGCGTTAACACCGCATGGCGATGCGAGAAGGTGCCGCGTTTTACGTCCTCACCACTCAGCCTGATAGGATAACCTTCTTTCAACAAGGTACCATAGGCAAGTAACTCGCCCATAGCCCAGTCAAATACTTTGGTTTTGTTTACCATTGCGCTGCGGTCTTCAAAAAGCTTTTCAATCTTTTTGAAAAACTCTTTATTAGGAGGTAATACAGTTAGTTTATTACCTATTTCCAATAACTCCTCTTCGGCTACAGACGTATCAACAGCTCTTACTAACTCTTTGTGACTTGCCAAGTGCAGGCCGCTCCAGGCACCTTCAAACATGGCGATGGTATCGGTAAACCTTTCTTCTGATTTTACTTCGTCAAGTTTTTGCTGTAACTCATCTTTAAAGGCTTTTTCGATGCCTTTAAGATATTCAGCATTAATGCTGCCTTCGTCAATCAGTTTTTGATTGTAGATTTTAAGCGGGTTTGGATGGGCATCGATAGCTTTGTATAACAATGGCTGGGTGAATTTAGGCTCATCAGCTTCATTGTGGCCATAGCGGCGATAGCAAAGGATATCGATAAAAACATCCTCATTAAATACCTGCCTGTATTCCATAGCCAGGTTTACAACA includes:
- a CDS encoding DUF2461 domain-containing protein, whose amino-acid sequence is MIYQESLDFLKDLAEHNSREWFAANKERYEKARENVIDFTTKVLEGVRKIEAGMDENLDAKKCVMRIYRDIRFSKNKAPYKNNFGVSLPTSGLKGGGVEYYLHIQPGNSFIGGGYWMPEAPHLKAIRQEIDYNAADLKKIIDDKEFVKLFGDFRAQEQLKSLPKGYDADNENLDLIKLKSFVGWHKLTDKDLTQAGSEKIIIDMCSRIHPLNVFLKNALA
- a CDS encoding DUF983 domain-containing protein — translated: MSQTPKSWAMLKCKCPRCRRGDMFKGSPYSFSNKINLNCPHCNLFFEIEPGYFYAAMYVSYALNVGEALGIAWLTYLLTHNQDSPWLYLGAIILGCFALAPVNFRYSRVFLLYWLSPKIHYQSYLDTDDIPGKS
- a CDS encoding OmpA family protein, giving the protein MKIRYSILAAAVCVTMYSCKVMSPKAYKTLVAERDSLATRTSNLEGQVAQLQSDTARLHRQLNDLRKNNSVLNSNLDATSSKANELAAQTTRLAADLKKREARLKEVEDILKKRDEATNALRDKLQKALYGFQQSGLTVDIRNGKVYVSLADKLLFPSGSIIIDDKGKAALKQLAAVVNKEADINMAVEGHTDDKKVKNLGQIKDNWDLSVLRATSVTRYLTETEGVDPHRLTATGKSEFQPIDATATDEARAKNRRIEIVLTPKLDELYNLITK
- a CDS encoding SCO family protein — encoded protein: MILVLILAVPGFLYYLLNAKGKNRYKPLAVFGPKEVAKTGHKFHGKYIPDTIYHTIPDFKLTDQEGKPVTLSTLKGKIFVVNFFYANCPTVCQTINKNMSWLVGTYYKNKMVYFLTITVDPERDTREVLDKYLQTFKPESNRWLMCSGDTSSVYSFARNGLFVNAARAGNDFVYSDDFVLIDQEHRIRGYYKAAVTPEVNRLNDEIKVLIAEELRKVDKALY
- a CDS encoding 2-oxoglutarate dehydrogenase E1 component — translated: MDRLNYINSGNAAYISSLYEQYKQEPESVDYGWQKFFEGFDFGKDTDASAAIAPSAVGEATPEHFLKEINVLNMIDGYRSRGHLFAKTNPVRERRHYFPGKELETFGLSDADLDTVFNAGVEVGLGAAKLRDIRQLLEDTYCRSIGTEYKYIRNPIKIKWFEERMESRRNTPSFTLDEKKEMLSKLNEAVTFENFLGTKFLGQKRFSLEGAEALIPSMDSVIKKGADLGIEEFIIGMAHRGRLNVLTNIMEKTYKEVFSEFEGKNYDSESPFGGDVKYHLGFSTDVHTKSGKKVHLSLCPNPSHLEAVDPVVEGITRSKIDFKYGGDHSKIAPILIHGDASIAGQGIVYEVLQMEKLDGYRTGGTIHLVINNQIGFTTNYKDARSSTYCTDVAKTVLSPVFHVNGDDVEALAYVVNLAMEYRQVFNEDVFIDILCYRRYGHNEADEPKFTQPLLYKAIDAHPNPLKIYNQKLIDEGSINAEYLKGIEKAFKDELQQKLDEVKSEERFTDTIAMFEGAWSGLHLASHKELVRAVDTSVAEEELLEIGNKLTVLPPNKEFFKKIEKLFEDRSAMVNKTKVFDWAMGELLAYGTLLKEGYPIRLSGEDVKRGTFSHRHAVLTLVDSEDEFTPLASINPEAKLSIYNSLLSEYGVLGFEYGYALANPTALTIWEAQFGDFFNGAQIIVDQYIASAETKWQRGNGLVMLLPHGYEGQGPEHSSARVERFMELCADDNIQVANCTTPANFFHILRRQMHRDFRKPLIIFTPKSLLRSPKCVSPIEDFTNGKFHELIDDTYVDPKKVKRVLLCTGKVYYDLLDKQQADNRKDVAIVRVEQLYPTPVTQILKVKAKYEKAEFIWVQEEPENMGAWPYICRKFHNDKLINLSVISRIEGSSTATGFAKQHAAQQLYIVSKAFEAPAGKTVKESVKKTTKKMADAGAD
- a CDS encoding DUF420 domain-containing protein, whose amino-acid sequence is MSDKFIIRFVAGVTIFVIAVVVLLNRHLIPGPAVAPAFTPYLPMLNAVLNGTCTVLLLLSLYQIKQGNITLHKRLNIVTFCLSSLFLVSYILFHYLMRNEIVYGDLNGDGKLSDVERASAGSLRTIYLVILWPHIILAAAVLPLILLSFHRGLQMQVEKHRKLVRWAFPIWLYVTASGVVVYLMIRPFYHF
- the odhB gene encoding 2-oxoglutarate dehydrogenase complex dihydrolipoyllysine-residue succinyltransferase, which produces MSLAIKVPTVGESITEVTLASWKKKDGDHVEMDEVIAELESDKATFELTAEKAGTLKIVANEGDVLAIGAVVANIEDGGAQAAAPAAQPQAEVVANAPAPAPVAAEPVAAAPASSGASVEIKVPPVGESITEVTLSRWIKKDGEAVAMDEAIAELESDKATFELTAEKAGTLKTIAKEGDVLPIGAVVCTIEGAGASAPAATPVTPAVVSAADESPRGGAAAESAKTYASGTPSPAAAKILAEKGVDPKSVSGSGVDGRITKGDALGAQAPAAKTAAPAAQPAAAPVATSTGGARDEKREKMTSLRKTVAKRLVSVKNETAMLTTFNEVDMQPIMELRAKYKDKFKEKHNVGLGFMSFFTKAVTEALKDWPAVGARIEGEEIVYSNFADISIAVSAPKGLVVPVIRNADSMSLAEIEKAIVVLAGKARENKLTIPEMTGGTFTITNGGVFGSMLSTPIINAPQSAILGMHNIIERPVAVNGQVVIRPMMYLALSYDHRIIDGRESVSFLVRVKQLLEDPARLLLGV